Proteins encoded in a region of the Rhizophagus irregularis chromosome 24, complete sequence genome:
- a CDS encoding uncharacterized protein (SECRETED:cutsite_VTA-FN; SECRETED:prob_0.8850); SECRETED:SignalP(1-21): MVAIKLIFVFFILTTTTLVTAFNPKLMLKLVNDERKKVGVSPLYLNNKLMSAAQKHTDYMVKTNKFTHDDPRGSIGVRVKAEGYSHISVGENIAEGLGTNEEARVMQIFMGSNLHRENILNKNFIDFGVGFGGGKYWTQVFARPASRNNKRLIRKRLVQE; the protein is encoded by the exons ATGGTAGcgatcaaattaatttttgttttctttattttaactaCTACTACGTTGGTTACTGCCTTTAACCCAAAACTTATGCTTAAATTGGTCAACGATGAACGTAAAAAAGTTGGAGTTTCTCCACTTTATTTAAACAA taAATTGATGTCGGCAGCTCAAAAGCATACTGACTACATGgttaaaactaataaatttacccACGATGATCCTCGTGGTTCAATAGGAGTACGTGTTAAAGCAGAAGGTTATAGCCATATTAGTGTCGGAGAAAATATCGCTGAAGGATTAGGTACGAATGAAGAAGCACGTGTCATGCAAAT ATTTATGGGATCTAACTTACATCgagaaaatattcttaataagaACTTCATTGACTTTGGAGTTGGATTTGGCGGTGGAAAATATTGGACTCAAGTTTTCGCTAGACCGGCTAGTAGAAACAACAAACGTTTAATTCGTAAAAGATTAGttcaagaataa